One Punica granatum isolate Tunisia-2019 chromosome 3, ASM765513v2, whole genome shotgun sequence genomic window carries:
- the LOC116200095 gene encoding plastidic ATP/ADP-transporter-like, which produces MEAVLQTKGLLSLPKNPRARVLNPSQGLKQRALSLKPKILPGFSVSSNGFRKFNGFVSNSSGKVFLKNRTFHICRAEAAASADGQPLLGEQEKPKFFGIEPVTFKKIIPLGLMFFCILFNYTILRDTKDVLVVTAKGSSAEIIPFLKTWVNLPMAVGFMLLYTKLAGVLSKEALFYSVIVPFIAFFGAFGFVLYPLSNYIHPDALADKLLNFLGPRFLGPLAIMRIWSFCLFYVMAELWGSVVISVLFWGFANQITTIEEAKRFYPLFGLGANVALVFSGRTVKYFSNLRQSLGPGVDGWAVSLKAMMSIVVVMGLAICGLYWWVNTFVPLPTRSKKKKEKPKMGTMESLKFLVSQRYIRDLATLVVAYGISINLVEVTWKSKLKAQFPSPNEYSSFMGDFSTATGIMTFTMMLLSQFIFDKYGWGVAAKITPTVLLLTGVGFFSLILFGDPFAPSLAKFGMTPLLAAVYVGAMQNIFSKSAKYSLFDPCKEMAYIPLDEDTKVKGKAAIDVVCNPLGKSGGALIQQFMILTFGSLANSTPYLGGILLVIVLAWLGAARSLETQFNALRREEELEKEMERSAVKIPVVPENEGANGSLPSSSPVNPISGDSSSSSSSSEPSTPRN; this is translated from the exons ATGGAGGCGGTTTTGCAGACCAAAGGCCTTCTCTCCCTGCCCAAAAACCCTAGAGCCAGAGTCCTCAACCCATCTCAGGGCTTAAAGCAGCGAGCTTTGTCCTTAAAACCGAAAATCCTTCCTGGGTTCTCCGTCTCCTCCAACGGATTCCGCAAATTCAATGGCTTCGTCTCCAACTCCAGCGGGAAGGTCTTTCTCAAGAATCGGACCTTTCACATTTGCCGGGCCGAGGCGGCGGCCTCGGCTGATGGGCAGCCCCTGTTAGGCGAGCAGGAGAAGCCAAAGTTCTTCGGGATCGAGCCGGTCACCTTCAAGAAGATCATACCGCTGGGTCTCATGTTCTTTTGCATTCTGTTCAATTACACGATCCTCAGGGACACAAAGGATGTCCTGGTCGTGACGGCTAAAGGGAGCAGCGCGGAGATTATACCCTTCCTCAAGACTTGGGTTAACCTCCCCATGGCGGTGGGGTTCATGCTTCTGTACACGAAACTTGCCGGGGTTCTGTCAAAGGAAGCTCTCTTCTACTCCGTGATTGTTCCCTTCATTGCCTTCTTCGGGGCTTTCGGGTTTGTTCTGTATCCACTTAGCAATTATATCCATCCCGATGCGCTTGCCGATAAGCTCCTCAACTTTCTCGGACCGAGGTTCCTCGGACCCCTCGCTATCATGAGGATCTGGAGCTTCTGCTTGTTCTATGTCATGGCTGAGTTGTGGGGCAGTGTTGTGATTTCTGTCCTGTTCTGGGGTTTTGCCAATCAG ATAACTACCATAGAGGAAGCGAAAAGGTTCTACCCTCTGTTTGGGCTTGGAGCCAATGTTGCTCTCGTGTTCTCGGGCCGAACAGTAAAATATTTCTCCAATCTGAGACAATCCCTGGGCCCCGGTGTTGATGGTTGGGCTGTATCCCTAAAGGCGATGATGAGCATCGTGGTGGTGATGGGGCTTGCCATCTGTGGCCTCTACTGGTGGGTGAATACATTCGTTCCTCTTCCCACTAgaagcaagaagaagaag GAGAAGCCGAAGATGGGAACAATGGAGAGCTTGAAATTCTTGGTATCTCAAAGATATATTAGGGACCTTGCAACATTGGTGGTCGCCTATGGAATCAGCATCAACCTTGTCGAAGTCACATGGAAATCAAAACTGAAAGCTCAG TTCCCAAGTCCAAATGAGTACTCTTCGTTCATGGGTGACTTCTCAACCGCTACCGGAATAATGACCTTCACGATGATGCTTCTGAGTCAATTCATATTTGACAAGTACGGGTGGGGAGTTGCGGCGAAGATCACACCTACTGTGCTACTTCTAACAGGAGTTGGGTTCTTCTCTCTTATACTGTTTGGGGACCCATTTGCTCCTTCCCTGGCAAAGTTCGGGATGACTCCCCTTCTTGCAGCAGTCTACGTGGGTGCAATGCAGAATATCTTCAGCAAGAGTGCCAAGTACAGCTTGTTCGACCCCTGCAAGGAAATGGCATATATACCCCTCGACGAAGACACCAAG GTTAAAGGCAAAGCGGCCATAGATGTTGTGTGCAACCCATTAGGAAAGTCTGGTGGTGCACTAATCCAGCAGTTCATGATCCTAACATTCGGTTCACTTGCAAACTCAACTCCCTACTTGGGCGGCATCCTATTGGTGATCGTCCTTGCATGGTTGGGTGCTGCTAGGTCTCTTGAGACTCAATTCAATGCTTTGCGCCGTGAAGAAGAGCTCGAGAAGGAGATGGAGAGATCGGCTGTAAAGATTCCGGTCGTGCCCGAGAATGAGGGTGCTAATGGGTCCCTCCCCAGCAGTTCACCAGTGAATCCTATCTCCGGCGACTCCTCTTCTTCAAGTAGTTCATCGGAACCATCAACTCCCCGAAACTGA
- the LOC116202055 gene encoding coleoptile phototropism protein 1-like: protein MKKITSPESAAMSEPFAGAELCWFDDACILDMDYFVQTLSGIKAKGVRPDLIGSIIAHYASKWLPDLSGDDPVASGQGLACSSDDPDSPESLTAQWMKKRFFVETLVGILPPEKDSVPCNFLLRLLRTACMVGADPSCLAELEQRVAGQLEGASLKELMIPCFSHTCGMLLDVGLVMRLVKRFVAVDEAAAATRSGAALVKVAKLIDGYLAEAALEPNLTVAEFVALARALPSHARAMDDGLYRAIDTYLKVHPSLSKQERKALCRLMDSRKLSAEASIHATHNERLPIRAVIQVIFSEHNKLSQHLDWSGSFNGSRSPNASLEQPMRCVSKREATAQQAEIRKLREDVNRLQGLCNVMQFQIDRLQMEKKKGFFRWKKLGLMPSLRNLGGVVIDKVEEGEGRPEIEVGLGRFTPVDMKTRLVKGRSGRTLPKWRKSMS, encoded by the exons atgaagaagataACCTCACCGGAATCAGCTGCCATGTCCGAGCCGTTCGCTGGGGCGGAGCTCTGCTGGTTTGACGACGCTTGCATCCTCGACATGGACTATTTCGTTCAGACGCTATCTGGCATCAAGGCCAAGGGTGTCCGGCCAGACCTGATTGGATCTATCATTGCCCACTATGCCTCCAAGTGGCTTCCTGACCTCTCTGGAGATGACCCGGTTGCCTCTGGGCAGGGCCTTGCCTGCTCCAGTGACGACCCGGACTCACCAGAGAGCCTCACTGCTCAGTGGATGAAGAAGCGGTTCTTTGTGGAGACGCTTGTGGGGATCCTCCCACCGGAGAAGGATTCTGTCCCGTGCAATTTTCTCCTCCGCCTCCTCCGCACTGCGTGCATGGTTGGGGCTGACCCGAGCTGCCTGGCGGAGCTGGAGCAGAGGGTGGCAGGGCAGCTCGAGGGAGCCTCCCTCAAGGAGCTGATGATCCCGTGCTTCAGCCACACGTGCGGGATGCTGCTCGACGTGGGGCTGGTGATGAGGCTGGTGAAGAGGTTCGTGGCCGTGGATGAGGCTGCAGCGGCCACGAGGAGCGGGGCAGCACTGGTCAAGGTGGCCAAGCTCATCGATGGGTACCTGGCAGAGGCTGCTCTGGAGCCGAACCTGACCGTGGCGGAGTTCGTGGCTCTAGCTAGGGCCTTGCCCAGCCATGCGCGGGCCATGGACGACGGGCTGTACAGAGCCATTGACACTTACCTCAAG GTGCATCCAAGCTTGTCAAAGCAAGAGAGGAAGGCTCTTTGTAGATTGATGGATAGTCGAAAGCTCTCAGCAGAGGCATCCATCCACGCAACGCACAATGAGCGCTTGCCCATTAGAGCGGTCATCCAAGTCATCTTCTCGGAGCACAACAAGCTGAGCCAGCATCTCGACTGGAGTGGCTCATTCAATGGGTCCCGCAGCCCCAATGCCAGCTTGGAGCAACCTATGAGGTGCGTCTCGAAGCGGGAAGCCACTGCCCAGCAGGCTGAAATAAGGAAGCTGAGGGAGGACGTGAACCGTCTCCAGGGTCTGTGCAACGTGATGCAATTCCAGATCGACCGGCTGcagatggagaagaagaaagggttCTTTAGGTGGAAGAAGTTGGGTTTGATGCCTTCTCTTAGGAACTTGGGTGGGGTGGTCATAGATAAGGTGGAAGAAGGTGAAGGCAGACCGGAAATAGAGGTTGGGTTAGGGAGGTTCACGCCGGTGGACATGAAGACCAGGCTTGTCAAGGGCAGGTCCGGTAGGACTCTACCCAAGTGGAGGAAATCTATGTCATGA